A section of the Mesorhizobium loti genome encodes:
- a CDS encoding putative hemolysin produces MNNFSILAVAFALISSMPLEAGATTKPVGMANPASVHCGQIGGRLTIRKDKAGNEYGFCRLPDGRLCEEWALFRDNKCIGPKAAMRHK; encoded by the coding sequence ATGAACAATTTTTCGATACTGGCCGTCGCTTTTGCCTTGATATCATCAATGCCGCTCGAGGCCGGCGCCACGACAAAACCGGTCGGCATGGCCAATCCGGCCTCGGTCCATTGCGGTCAGATTGGCGGCCGCCTGACGATCAGGAAAGACAAGGCCGGCAACGAATATGGCTTCTGCCGCTTGCCCGATGGGCGCCTGTGCGAGGAATGGGCGCTGTTTCGCGACAACAAATGCATCGGCCCAAAGGCCGCGATGCGCCACAAATAG